The Desulfonatronovibrio magnus genome has a window encoding:
- a CDS encoding IS110 family transposase: MKLYAGCDLHSTNNYWSIIDNDSKQIFSKKIPCNQQKILKMLEPFKPDLAGIAVESTYNWYWLVDLLMDEGYPVFLANPVAMK, encoded by the coding sequence ATGAAATTGTATGCTGGTTGTGATTTACATTCAACAAATAATTACTGGAGTATTATTGATAATGACAGCAAGCAAATTTTTTCCAAGAAAATACCATGTAACCAACAGAAAATTTTAAAAATGCTTGAACCATTCAAACCAGATTTAGCTGGCATTGCAGTGGAGTCCACCTACAACTGGTACTGGTTAGTTGATCTTCTCATGGATGAGGGATATCCAGTTTTCCTGGCTAATCCTGTTGCAATGAAAA
- a CDS encoding type II toxin-antitoxin system RelE/ParE family toxin, whose protein sequence is MVFIETPTFTRMITEIMHDEEYLGLQNLLTENPESGNLIKGGGGLRKIRYALQGRGKSGGIRVIYYWMNDRDHIYFLVAYPKSRKDTLSSKELAVLRKLVKEL, encoded by the coding sequence ATGGTATTTATTGAAACCCCTACCTTCACTCGAATGATCACTGAAATTATGCACGATGAAGAATACTTGGGGCTACAAAACCTATTAACGGAAAATCCAGAAAGTGGGAACCTCATCAAGGGAGGGGGCGGTCTTAGAAAAATCCGCTATGCACTGCAAGGACGGGGGAAAAGCGGAGGCATTAGGGTGATTTACTATTGGATGAATGATAGAGATCATATTTATTTTCTTGTCGCATATCCAAAAAGCAGAAAAGACACTTTGTCCTCAAAGGAATTGGCTGTCTTACGTAAACTTGTGAAGGAGCTTTGA
- the nadS gene encoding NadS family protein yields MEQQLFDDLVSSLKEAKKISHGESQPSRRFEVSSTDVKSLRERVGLSQSEFARLMRVSVKTLQNWEQHRRKPSGPAAALLTIVSKAPDVALKSLE; encoded by the coding sequence ATGGAGCAACAATTATTCGATGATCTGGTAAGCAGTCTTAAAGAAGCTAAAAAAATTTCCCATGGCGAATCTCAGCCTTCACGCCGTTTTGAAGTAAGCTCAACTGATGTCAAATCCCTGCGAGAGAGAGTCGGGCTGTCACAAAGTGAATTTGCCCGGTTGATGCGAGTCAGCGTAAAAACCCTGCAAAACTGGGAACAACATAGACGTAAGCCGTCCGGACCAGCTGCTGCATTGCTTACAATAGTATCCAAAGCCCCGGATGTAGCCCTAAAATCTTTAGAATAA
- the gmd gene encoding GDP-mannose 4,6-dehydratase: MKKALITGITGQDGAYLAELLLHKNYIVHGIKRRSSSFNTDRVDHLYQDPHTKNRNFILHYGDLTDATNLIRIIQEVQPDEIYNLAAQSHVQVSFETAEYTANADALGTLRILEAIRLLGLTDKARFYQASTSELFGKVVETPQTEKTPFYPRSPYAAAKLYGYWITVNYREAYGMYACNGILFNHESPIRGETFVTRKITRAAARIALGLQDALYLGNLDAKRDWGYARDFVRMQWLMLQQDEPQDFVIATGEQHSVREFCELAFAELGMHLTWQGKGVDEVGLLEGKPAVKVDPRYFRPTEVETLLGDPTKARETLGWVPEISFTDMVKEMVRHDLDQAKRDKLCNDHGYEVCNFHE; this comes from the coding sequence ATAAAAAAAGCACTAATCACCGGCATAACAGGTCAAGACGGAGCCTATCTAGCAGAACTGCTCCTGCACAAGAACTACATAGTCCACGGTATAAAAAGAAGAAGCTCCAGCTTCAATACGGACCGGGTAGACCACCTCTACCAGGACCCGCACACTAAAAACAGAAACTTTATCCTGCACTACGGTGATCTGACAGATGCCACCAACCTGATCCGGATTATCCAGGAAGTGCAGCCTGATGAGATATACAACTTGGCAGCCCAGAGCCATGTGCAGGTATCTTTTGAGACTGCCGAATACACGGCCAATGCTGACGCCCTGGGAACGCTCAGGATTCTGGAAGCTATTAGGCTTCTGGGCCTAACCGATAAGGCCAGATTTTATCAGGCCTCTACCTCTGAGCTGTTCGGCAAGGTAGTCGAAACACCGCAGACTGAGAAAACGCCGTTCTATCCCAGATCACCTTACGCAGCAGCCAAGCTGTACGGCTACTGGATAACGGTTAATTACCGGGAAGCCTACGGAATGTATGCCTGTAACGGCATATTGTTCAACCATGAGTCACCAATTAGAGGCGAGACCTTTGTAACCCGCAAGATTACCAGAGCTGCAGCCAGAATAGCTTTGGGACTGCAGGACGCACTTTATCTGGGTAACTTAGACGCCAAGAGGGACTGGGGCTATGCCAGGGACTTTGTACGCATGCAGTGGCTTATGCTTCAGCAGGATGAGCCGCAGGACTTTGTAATAGCCACTGGTGAGCAGCATAGTGTACGAGAGTTTTGTGAGCTGGCTTTTGCTGAGCTTGGTATGCATTTAACCTGGCAGGGCAAAGGCGTAGATGAGGTGGGTCTGCTTGAAGGCAAACCGGCAGTTAAGGTAGATCCCAGATATTTCAGACCTACAGAAGTGGAAACCCTGCTTGGCGATCCAACCAAGGCCAGAGAAACACTTGGCTGGGTTCCGGAAATAAGCTTTACTGATATGGTAAAAGAGATGGTCCGCCACGATCTGGATCAGGCTAAGCGTGATAAGCTTTGTAATGACCATGGGTATGAGGTTTGTAATTTTCATGAGTAG
- a CDS encoding type II toxin-antitoxin system HicB family antitoxin produces the protein MKYYTAVIEKCPETSLYVGYVPGFPGAHSQGETLDELNQNLKEVIEMLLEDGEPHLEAEFIGTQNVMVA, from the coding sequence ATGAAATATTATACCGCTGTAATAGAAAAATGCCCTGAAACCAGCTTGTATGTCGGCTATGTACCTGGATTTCCAGGGGCTCATTCACAAGGAGAAACCTTAGATGAGCTCAATCAAAATCTAAAGGAAGTAATAGAAATGCTTCTTGAAGACGGAGAACCGCACCTGGAAGCAGAATTCATAGGAACCCAGAATGTGATGGTTGCTTAA
- a CDS encoding type II toxin-antitoxin system HicA family toxin, whose protein sequence is MGSLPVLKPKEVVSILKKLGFSEIRQKGSHKQFRHPDGRGTTVPFHPGKDISPILLRQIAEDISIPVDEFLRHK, encoded by the coding sequence ATGGGTTCCCTGCCTGTCCTTAAACCAAAGGAAGTAGTCTCGATTCTGAAAAAACTTGGCTTTTCAGAGATTCGCCAGAAGGGTTCCCACAAACAATTTCGTCATCCTGATGGCCGGGGAACGACCGTCCCATTTCATCCAGGAAAAGATATTTCTCCAATTTTACTGCGCCAGATTGCAGAGGACATATCTATTCCGGTTGATGAATTTCTGCGGCATAAGTAA
- a CDS encoding NAD-dependent epimerase/dehydratase family protein: MLGSEAVLKAALRYGCRTLLCSTSEVYGKGIKFPFREDDDVLLGTTDKTRWAYAASKMVDEYLGYAYAREFGLEVVLFRLFNTVGPRQTGEYGMVIPRFARQAIQNEPITVYGDGTQTRSFCDVRDVIRAIESLAQRPEAVGKLFNVGRSQEISMLDLAKRIRQLAGSSSEIALIPYEQAFAKGFEDMQRRIPSTDKIREILGWEPIIPLDDTLRAVIESET; the protein is encoded by the coding sequence ATTCTGGGCTCAGAAGCTGTTCTTAAGGCTGCCCTTCGTTATGGCTGCCGCACTCTTTTGTGCAGTACATCCGAGGTATATGGCAAGGGAATCAAGTTTCCATTTCGTGAAGATGATGATGTTCTTCTGGGAACTACAGACAAGACACGCTGGGCTTACGCTGCAAGCAAAATGGTGGATGAGTACCTGGGTTATGCCTATGCCCGGGAATTCGGTCTGGAAGTTGTTTTATTCAGGCTGTTCAATACAGTTGGCCCACGCCAGACCGGTGAGTATGGTATGGTTATACCACGTTTTGCCAGACAAGCCATTCAAAACGAACCGATTACTGTTTACGGTGACGGAACCCAGACCAGAAGCTTTTGTGATGTTCGCGATGTAATCAGGGCAATAGAATCACTGGCCCAGCGTCCTGAAGCTGTAGGCAAACTTTTTAATGTTGGTCGCTCACAGGAGATCAGCATGCTGGATCTGGCAAAGCGCATCAGACAGCTGGCGGGATCAAGTTCGGAAATAGCGCTTATTCCCTATGAACAGGCTTTTGCAAAAGGATTTGAGGACATGCAGCGCCGCATACCAAGTACTGACAAGATAAGGGAAATTCTTGGCTGGGAGCCGATTATCCCTCTTGATGATACATTGCGGGCGGTAATTGAATCTGAAACATGA
- a CDS encoding DUF6447 family protein, protein MPTITIDGKEYDSETLSEEAKQQLDSIQFVDKKIEELKNEIAVYQTARNGYARALSEMLDKQ, encoded by the coding sequence ATGCCTACAATTACTATTGACGGAAAAGAGTACGATTCAGAAACACTTTCAGAAGAAGCCAAGCAGCAGCTGGATTCAATCCAGTTTGTGGATAAGAAAATCGAGGAATTGAAGAACGAAATAGCTGTTTATCAGACTGCCCGTAATGGTTATGCACGGGCTTTATCTGAGATGCTGGATAAACAATAA